GCTCCTGCAACCCGGTTGCCGGAAATTCGCCGTTGCGAAACCGAACGGCGCCTTCTCTCCAAAGCACACTGCCCAGCCTGTGGTGAAGCAGCCGCAACAGACTTCGATCCATGACCCAGGTCAGGTGCAGCCTTTCCAGGAAAACAGGGATCAAAGACGGATGAATGGGCAGGATCAGGTGCATGTTTCCGGAAATGAGCCGGAGGCCAGCCTGCCGATCGATCAGTATCCCGGCAATGCTGTCCACATCCTCACCGCCGAAACGCTTCCGCTGCAGGATCGGCTCCAGGCGCAGTTGCAGCGATCGATCCGGAAACAGCAGCATATTGAACACACAGATCGCTTCGCTGTCCGGGTCACCGGAAACACGCCGCTCCAGCTCGGACAAGCTATCGATCTGGAGTGTCCGCCGAATCGTTTCCCAGAAATGTCCGGTCAACTCGATCCCCCGCGAAAAATGCGCCAGAATCATTCCGGCAACCAAATGGGCTGTTGTCTGTTTCAGCAATGCGCACCTGAACATTGAAAATGTGCTATCCAGCATCTGAACGCAACCCATGGAATCGTGATCGTGCATCATTCTCCAATTGGTTGCATTCGTTCCATTCCTCTGTTACCTTACCATCGATCGTTTCCGGATGGCAATTGTTCCGGCGCGACTGTGTTCCAGCGGAAATAGGGAACCCCGAACACGCGCGCATCATCGTCAATTCCCGGCGGTCATTTTCGATCCTGACCCGGTATATGCACAGAGGTATGGCATGCAGAGAAAACCCGTTCGAATGTTGGAATGGATCAAGCGGCTTTGGTGGCGCTTTCTGAAAGGGACCGACCAGCATTCCTTCCGGTTTCTTCCAGAGAGATTGGGATGGCTGTCCTTTTTCCTGCTGAAGCTTTTATACAGAGGCATCCGGTTGTCCAAGGATCAGCAGAAAATACTGGAGCAAATCCCAAGGGATGCTGTCCTGATTTATGCGGAAAAATACCCGAGCCGTTTTACCTGGCTCTTCTGCTACACGCGGTTTCTTCAGTTGGGGCTCAATCCGCCGCGAATCGGGCTGGACAACCGCATGATCAGTTGGCAGCCCGTGATGGAGGTGCTGCGGATCGTCAGCGTTCACCTGCTGCATTTTCTCCGGCATTTTTCCAGCCCCGATCCTTACGCTTCCGGAGAAATCCAGAGAAGGCTGCTCGCTTCGCAGGCAGGATGGGTCTCTTTGGGAGACGAGCGGGGGTTTTATCAGCGGTTTGTGAAGGAAAAGACAGACCCGATGCGTTTCCTGATTCGCCTGCAGAAAGAAATCGACCGGCCGGTGGTCATCCTGCCCGTGCTGCTTTTTTTCAGCAACAAACCGGTCAAATCAAGGCCCGGAATCTGGGATATTCTTTTCGGCACGGAGCATCAGCCCGGACGCTTGCGCAGGCTGCTGTTTTTGTTTCATCATCCCGGAAAAGTGTTTTTTGAAGTTTCCGAACCGGTTTTCATCAACCAATTTCTGAGCCTTCACGACGGCACCGATCCTTCGGAAGAGGCCGTGGCCATTTCCCTCAGAAGAAGGCTGCTCAACCAGATTCACAGGCATACGATCAGCACCATCGGCCCGGTGCTGAAATCTCCGGATGAACTCAAACAGGAAATCCTGGTCCGGGACCGGCTCCGGGAGTATCTGGCCCATTATTCAGAAACGAAGAATATGCCCCTGAGCAAGGTCCGGAGGCAGGCTTCCGAATATATCGATGAAATTGCCGCACGGTACAGCGCCTTCATGATCAATATCGCCTCTCGTGCCGTCAATTGGATCATCAACGCCATCTTCGACGGGGTCTCGATGGATACGGAAGGGCTGAGCCGTTTGAAAACCCTTTCCCAGAAAGGGCCGCTGATTCTCATTCCCTGCCACAAAAGCCACATCGATTACCTGATCCTCTCCTATGTCCTGTATCATAACGATATGCCCTGCCCGCATATCGCCGCAGGCAAGAACCTCTCGTTCTGGCCCCTGGGACCGATCTTCCGGAGAGGCGGCGCTTTTTTCCTGCGCAGGAGTTTTCACGGAGCCGTCCTCTATGCCAAGGTTTTTTCGGAATATATTTTCACGCTGCTGCAGGAAGGCTACAATATCGAGTTTTTCATCGAAGGCGGCAGAAGCCGCAGCGGCAAACTGATTCTTCCCAAACTCGGCTTTCTCTCCATGCTCATCGATGCCTACCGGCATGGTGCCTGCAACGATCTGACCTTCGTTCCGATCTTTATCGGATACGACCGGGTGCTCGAAGAAGCCAGCTACCTGCACGAGATCGAAGGCGGCCAGAAGAAGGATGAAAACGTCTGGCAGATATTCAACGCCAGAAAATTCCTGAAAAAGCGCTATGGCCGCATTTACATCCGATTCAATGAAGCCATCTCCATGAATCGCCTGCTCGAGCAGCAGCAATTGCATCTTCAGGACATGGCGCCAAAACAGCACAGTGAGCTGTGCCGGCATCTGGGCTTCAAGATCATCAATGCCATCGATCAGGTTTCGGTCGTGACGCCTCACGCGCTGGTGGCGGGCGCGCTGCTGAATACGGTCAAAAAGCGGTTTTCCAGAGACGAAATACTGGCCGACATCGACACATACCTGCGTTATCTGTTGGGGCAGCGCATCCAGATCACCGACACGCTCCTGATCGATCCAGCCAGGGCACTGGATCATGTCCTGGATTATTATGTGGCGCGGGACTTCATCGAACGGTTCAAGGACGAAAATGGTTCCGAAAACCCGGAATTCAAGGTGATCACGAACAAACGCCCCGTTCTGGAATATTACAAGAACAATTGCATCATCTTTTTCATCCCGGTCGTATTCACGTCCATGGCAATCCTC
This genomic window from Desulfatirhabdium butyrativorans DSM 18734 contains:
- a CDS encoding 1-acyl-sn-glycerol-3-phosphate acyltransferase, whose amino-acid sequence is MLEWIKRLWWRFLKGTDQHSFRFLPERLGWLSFFLLKLLYRGIRLSKDQQKILEQIPRDAVLIYAEKYPSRFTWLFCYTRFLQLGLNPPRIGLDNRMISWQPVMEVLRIVSVHLLHFLRHFSSPDPYASGEIQRRLLASQAGWVSLGDERGFYQRFVKEKTDPMRFLIRLQKEIDRPVVILPVLLFFSNKPVKSRPGIWDILFGTEHQPGRLRRLLFLFHHPGKVFFEVSEPVFINQFLSLHDGTDPSEEAVAISLRRRLLNQIHRHTISTIGPVLKSPDELKQEILVRDRLREYLAHYSETKNMPLSKVRRQASEYIDEIAARYSAFMINIASRAVNWIINAIFDGVSMDTEGLSRLKTLSQKGPLILIPCHKSHIDYLILSYVLYHNDMPCPHIAAGKNLSFWPLGPIFRRGGAFFLRRSFHGAVLYAKVFSEYIFTLLQEGYNIEFFIEGGRSRSGKLILPKLGFLSMLIDAYRHGACNDLTFVPIFIGYDRVLEEASYLHEIEGGQKKDENVWQIFNARKFLKKRYGRIYIRFNEAISMNRLLEQQQLHLQDMAPKQHSELCRHLGFKIINAIDQVSVVTPHALVAGALLNTVKKRFSRDEILADIDTYLRYLLGQRIQITDTLLIDPARALDHVLDYYVARDFIERFKDENGSENPEFKVITNKRPVLEYYKNNCIIFFIPVVFTSMAILEREAFQFSATDIHEGYGFLQHFFKNEFAYDVDKTPEYHVRKSIKSLIDDAVLTPHPTLPDTYHVTSAGLKELKMFARFLRTYFESYWIVLNFFMRYPKNSVEAGVRLKKIQSRGQRMYKRREIEHKEALSRLNFKNAEDFFLTNGIAGSEDKDAIDHYAAAIQRYLSVLSS